The genomic segment TTTTTACTTAAACAATAGCAATCCGAATATGGCTATTTTTCTTTCTATGGGTTATGTTTTCTTTGAAGCTCAgtaattttggtttgatatgcttgctactttttttttccttcgtgCACAATATATCTTTTGCCTTTTTCGACATTCTCTTCTAcaactaatttttgaaagccATGTTGGAAACTAGCTTTGAGAGGAGAATCATAATTTAAATTCCAACAGTTTGGTTCCTAaatcaaaatatagtttaaagaAGAAATAATTGATCCTCGTTGCtttttattttaaagaaaaagaaaaacaattggCAAAATATAGCCCCTAATTGTTCCACTTTCTAtccgaagaagaagaagaaagagataattttttgatcaaaagaagaaagaggtaATTGACAATTTTAGCAATCACCAATAACGAAAGTCACATATAGATATTAGTCAAAACAACAagattaaaatttatttttacctAGGTCAGCAAAAATTTATGCAActagtttttttatttatttatttaaggaTTTTTCTCTAACGGATTGACACTCCTTAGTGTGCTTAAGTTACATTTAACCAATATCTTGAATACAACATTCACCCTCTtgcattttgacattttttccgaatcaaattttttactttttaaaaaaattgatacATGAAACTTCTCTTAAAAAGTGTTTACTGGGCCAGCTAGCCAAActcccttttattttattttttcagccTATTAGACTTCATTGTTAGAAATGGAAAGTGAATGTGATTTGTGTGCACATTTTaagtattttatttaattattgtAGCTAACATCCACACGATTGCCATCATCGTTAGTAATTGGTCAAATTCTTTTAATTGTCTATTTTTCATATCAAAAGTAACAATATTAAAGATTAGATTTGTTTacaatcaaatttgaaaaattacgtcTTCGAAGAGTCTAAACTTTAGGTACCGAAACTGCAATTATTCCTTGCTTCAAATGATAAATGTTTGCCTTTTGACACCTAACTTAGGAATTGAAGGGTGGAATCGAGGATCCCTTTGTCCCATGCTACCAGGACAAGGCAAAAAAGGATGTCGAATTGAACGCCTTCCAAGTGCTAATACACATTCCAAAAAAGAAGTGGATTAGCAAGTGATGGActatcattccaaatttattCGTGCATTCATGAAGGGCAGTCAAATCGTGCCTGCTTTACGAATAGGATCGAGGTTCCGGCAAAGTTGCCGGAAACTGTTCGTAGAAGCTTGGGAGGGCAGATTGTACAGCTACAGGCGGAAGGGCATGCGACAAACTATTTTGTTTATCCAAAACCCACATCCCACAAGAAAACATAAATCCTTAGGAAgtaaaccaagaaaaaaaaaaagggatttaTTCCATTCAAAGCAAACACTTGAAAAGCCCAAATTGAGATTACAAAAGTGGCTTGAGTTTACTATACCATTCggattcaaaataaaagcatAGCCAATCAACAACTCACCTTGAACTTGAGCTCGAATTCTTGGTGCtcatttgaattgctatttttaaaatttttttttataaaaaatgtatCATAATAAtttgatttgatgtatgtaaaataacAATATTTGTCCCTAGAAAAACTGTTATAGTTTTTAGCTTTTTGCCTGCTCACTTCCTAAAAAATTGGGTGACAAGAACGCATAATGCAGCATAAATCATCAGTCCAAAAGTTGGTGGCCACCACCAAAGCATTAAAgcttggtggggtgggaggcaaGCGCTCACCAAATCTTGCCTCCTACCAATTGCCACATTAAAAGTagttttgcttaaaaaaattCAGACGGGTGGGTGCGCAATGCATCCGTTTGGTCCGGTGGTAGTTCAGTTCTCTCGGAGTTATCCCTATAACTCTTAGATCCGTTCCCTCCCCTAATATAAGATAAgatagattagattatacaacagttatgtatatgaaaaaaaagaaaagaaaaaaaaaggatgcatGCTGCACCATGTTGTGATGATAATTGTGCACATGCTTTGAAATACAGATGAATTGACTATGAATTATTGGGTGGGGATGAGATATGCGGTGCTAGCGCGATGCATGTAGCAACCCATGCGGGCTAAGACCGACAGAGTGCGCCATGGTGGCTGCTCCGGGGAGCAAGAGGACAGCCACATATTATCAATCAATTAACATCGTCCATACATGAGGACACGATCTAGTTCTTCCAGTCTCTCAATATTGTCTCGATCGCGCTAGCTATTCTGAACAGGGAATTATTAGTAAATTAGGTTGCGCGGTTCTTTCATGATTCTGATGTTAaataaacctttttttttaaatttttggtcACCAATTATAAACCTGTTTGAGTGCTCTATCGATGAACAATTATTCGAACTCTGAACCAGGCTCAAATTTGTTCCTAATTTGTTGGTTTCTTTCGTATCCACCTTTGAAGATTAGATATAATAGTATTTAATACCACCATCTTTTAAGATTTACGGCTACATATTATTAGTTCGTACAACCAGCTGAAATGGCCTGTCTAATCAATCATCATTCATTTATTCTCATCACGCATGCATAACATTTTCATTTTTGCGCTCAAATTGATTCGAGTTGGAGGCCCTTCTTGCCTGGGTAAAAAACTTTTTTCGAACGGTTTGtatttggatatatatatatatatgcaagtAAAATTTAGAGTACAGAACATGAACCCGACACCTCCTTCAAGGACAATAATGAAGATATTAGTTAGGCTCATGATTTTTTGTTGATTAATCATTTGATCCCTACCTAAGGAGACTACTAGGGTTCTGTCTTCTATGTCCTTTAGCAatattctttccttctttttttttttttgtttttgtttttgcccCAATTTGGCCATTAATGTACGGGAACAtagtaatattattattattattctttttcttgaaCAAGGAGTCAATATTAATGTGGGACGACAAACAAAAGGGGTCAGAGTCAAACAAATGATTGCTTGTTGTATTATGATTGATTGTGctcaaattttcaaatgaagTGGGAACATTTGGATTGGAGTCCAACAACGGTTTCATATTATTCAGAAGATGGGAGTGGGATTAATTAATTAAGAGTTGTAATCGTactactacttttttttttttaatttagtttcTCCTTTTAATTAAGCATCTTACCTGCCTTTGCCGGTGgcgtatatatatacatacatacacatgAGTCAACCTTAGGCTCATAATTGAAGTCCAAGCAGTAGCAGCGGATTCCTTGCGTTGGTCCTACCACTACCATGCATGCCATGTTATTGCAGGTATGTACTTTTCTAGTGAAGGAAGGAAAGGGTTCTCCTCTCCGCCACAACTTTTTTGCGTACGTACGAGGGGTGAGATATTTTTTTGCCTTGCTGGTGCTGTTACTTGTGTGGGATGTGGAGCATAGGGTACTAACTCTTCGGATCCAGGTATGAGAGGGAAGCGTTATATATGGTCATTAATGAATGCCTGCTCATGATGATGAATCGATCGATGATGCATAAATAAACATGGAGTTACTAAAACTAATTGAATTTGATTACCTCTGCAGCTTAATTTGGTAATGCCATTCCAATTCCAATTTAAGATCTCTCGTACATACGAAACCctcctctatatatatatatatatatctatatttgAATTCTCGCAAATCAGTGGCCCTCCATTTGAATTTCCGTTGCAGTTATGATAAAAATCATCATGCATGCATGCCTGTCATGTCGGTGATGTCCAATCCATTATCCATACATAGGAGCATTTTGTTataagtagtagtagtagtatttgcCTGCCATTTGGCACcagttctttttttgtttttgtttttgtttttgtggcGAATGCCATTCCAACTGTTTATCAATCAATgaatcaaaattcaaaagaagCAAAGGGTTGGTGTCCGTACGATCCAATTAGCTACTGAACTCTcggcttttgttttcttgtggGTATAAATTCTGAGCCGCAGATGGATGAATTGTGCATGATTGATCTCAACAACCGCCCAAAGACTAACAACAACGTTTGGATTGGAGGTTTAAATTCGTGGGGTACGTTGCATTGATTGGGCAGTTTTCTTTTGGGTGGACTGCGTCGTCTTAATAAGGaaataagaataataataatgttggATTCAGCAAATGCATGTGAATTGTGATCCACAATTACAAAAAAGTTGGTTGCTTGCACCTTCTTTGCATGAAAATCCACCTCAATAATCAATCAACCTCCCTGCTTAGAGATGAATATTTATAAATGAGGTCGGTGAGTCAAAATGGTCATAACtcaatatttacatatatatatatatatatatatatatatacaccctGCAACAAAAGCAATTAGTTagtttaaattgtcaagaattgAGATATTCCCATTAATTACTCGattcaatattttttttctctctcctgaAAGTAGCGATTTGTCCCGCAATAATTTGTGTCTAAACCATTTAAGTCGCAATTTATCTTAGTAGCAGTGTCTTTTTTGAAGCAAAAGTCTCGCGTGGCCCCTAAAAGTAaatgatttttcctttctccGTTTTACTAGTTTGATGAACGCTGTACTGGACGACTGACTGTCAATAGTGGCATGCCAAATGAATGCTACTTCTGGTCACATGTTTTATTTCTCATAAAAAAAATGCTTGCACCCGCTGGTTTGCCCGAGAGGTTAAGGGGGAAGACTTAAGATCTTCTGCACATAAGTGCGCATGGGTTCGAACCCCATAGCCAGCAAGATTGAAGAATCattttttgatttatatttCAGCCCTCAGTTTCCAAAATCATTTTTGACGTATCTCTCAACCTTCAGTTTCCAAAATGGAATTCTCGTTCTCATGAAAACTCAAATAGGGAACCTCGTTTAGTAGGCCACCATTCTGGAAAAACGCTCTTCTTCATGAAATATCATGCAAACTCAAATAGGGAACCCTCTGTCTAGGCCATAATTTTACAACATTTTGGAAAAATAAGTTGCATCTTCTTCGACTTAAATTCATATAATGATGGATGGGTTCAGGGTTGTCTACTGGACACCTGTTAGAGAAATCATAAGATGATCATTCCATCAATCATATTGAATAATGCAAGAAGCTAAAGTAATTAGGATTTACTCTCAAACCCCCTTaccaaaaaaagggaaacaaatATAGGTTTGTTTCCAACATTATGCTTGCTCATTATTCTAATAGAGGAGGCCAAATTGTAAAAGTACCCAATCCCATAGAACCTTTTTTTTGTTGTCGAGTGGGAGGGTTTAAAGTCAAAATCTCCTACTTCCTATAATCCCTTCCTCTTTACCGTCCAACCCAACTCTTTTCCTGAAACTCGGTTATAATATTGCTATCCAAACAcaggcaaaaatattttttttttttcatgttaaACTAGTAAGACCAACTTTTGTTATGctgtttactttttttttttttttttttttttttttcgacattggggtgtccgggtcaagacccgaaggcggcccgactaatcccagcGGCCCGAGAGGAGAGGCCCCATCCCCCCAAGCACGGTAACCCTGCACGACTCGAACCCCTGGCAAGCGCTCCTAAGGAGGCGTGCGCTGCCAGATGAGCTGCCAAGGAGGGGCCTGTTATGCTGTTTACTAATCATCGCAATTCTGAAGGTATTTAACTTGCATTGACAGAAACCAATTGTCACCCAAAATTTCCGCAGAATAGCCGGCCCGTGTCATGTTAGCCATTGCCTTTCAATGAAACGCAGCCCATCTCTCTTCCGAGTGGGACTAATAGACGGTGTGGGTACGTGGAGCCCAACTCCGTCGCCAGATCCAATCCTCCTCGAGCCCTCTGTCTTTAAAAAACCAGTCCGCTTCGATTTAAGAATCCGGGTCCCCATTTTATTCGTACTATTCTAATGCTTTAAATTAGCGCTGGAGTTTTGAGCAAGAAAACTTGAATATATTCGCAGTTGGACAGTGAATTGCCAAATTTTTATCCCGAAATTATCTGCTCTCTGCAACAAAGAGGTAAGGAAAACGTAAATCTTGCTCTCCGTCTACTGTCATTGATCGCAATTAACTTTACGATTGGGCTGATTTCTTTATCCAATTCATGAGAAATTTTTAGTTTAGGTAATTTCTGTACTTTTAGCCGAATAAAGATGGACAAAGAGAGAAATCAAAGTTTGTTTATCTTTGATTTTCTGTTTGAttgctcaaaatttttttttttggtcgaagGTGACAATGATGAAGATTGACTTCAGTGGACTTGAGCCGAATTCTTTGTTGAGGGGAAACCCTAATGACTTGCTGAGCGGGCTTTCGACTGCCCCAGAATTTCAGATTCCTAATACtaatgatgtaagcctttttaaTAAGtatcttttcctcttttgttgttggttttttcttatttttaatttaacaaaatttggTTGGATGTTGTGTCTAGTTTGATGGGTTTCAGAAAGAATCGGTTCAAATGGTTAAGCCAGCAAAGGGAACGACAACTTTGGCTTTCATTTTCAAAGAAGGTGTTATAGTAGCTGCTGACTCGCGTGCTAGCATGGGCGGTTATATATGTAAGTATCTGGATGTTTTGATTGAGCTGATGTTCTTGTGTTATATGAGGTTGTAAGGTATAATTTGTGGTTGAATTCTATTATCCTTAGAGGgtgattttgaaaatttactGATACTGGTTGGTGCTGATCGCTATATTGTGATTGGTGATTTTATGCAACAATATTGGCTGTTTAATAGTTCGACATGTTTGTTTTAGAGTTCTGTTAAGAAAATACGTTAGGATGTTTTATTGTTTGCTGTTTAATAGTTTTGAGGTtgaggcttttttttttggcttcatAACGGCTTTATCTAGGCTGTAGCAAAGCATGGAAAATGTTTGAGTTTGAAATCTGTAATTTTCCTTGTATCTATGACTCCCAAGACTTATGTCATTAGCTATCTGAATGCCTTAAAAAGCAATATTTTGTCGTAACAGTACCATCTTATGACATTGGTTTTTAGGACAAATCAAATTTGACCATCCTAAAACTTCATTTGGTTGTGAGGCTTCTACATTTCTTAATTCTGCTAACCATCCATCAGCGTTTACCAAGTTGCATGTGAAAGGAGCGATTTTGCTGATGTAGTTTTCTGCTAAGGTCATTAGAAAGATGTATCTTGTAATTTGAGTGCAGTAAACTGGTAGACTAAACAACCTGCAGGTTGAAACTGCCTTGGGAGCATCCTTATGGTCATTTGTAAAGCTCCTCTAGCATCGTCTCATGTTGTGGATAAACATATATGAGAATTGTAACTTGAATGAGGTGTGCAGTTGTATAAATTAAGGTGATCCAACAAAGTAATTATAGTTCATTttatgctctctctctctctctctcttacttaGTTGAGCGTGTACCTTTCTTTTGAAACTTAGCACTATAACAAGGCTTTGCACTTAAGAACTTGCTCATAGATATCAGAATTCTTACAGAGTGTATGATTTCCTCATCCTAGCTAGTCAATAACTGTGGGCGTATGAAGCAACATGCCCCTGTGGAATGATCAACAGAGTTGCAGATAGTGCAGATCCTTGGGTTGGTCACTGTTTGCCGTACCTTGGGCTAGGCTAGTTCTGGATGTATGCTCTTGATACCTTTAGCTAGGGTGAATGCATTGAATGTTGGATGTACTCTTTTGTTGCTAGCATGTCTCTGTTGTTAGCATGTCTCTGTTGTGATCTTCTGCATTAGGGGCCCATATTGGAGAACCCAAGTGTAATTGCCCTTGTAGTAGCGCTGCTTGCCCTGGTTAGCATAGTTTGGTACCCATTTGAATGGCTGATATGTGTCATATTTGGATGTCACTTTTACCCAGATTCTTATATGTTGTGATGGACCTATATACCCCACCATTTCTTAATTAATCTGATGGACCGTATACTTTTGAAATGTAAACATAGCTTTCTACTGAAGCTATTTCTGATGATGTTCattttttgacaaatcaaaATTTTGCCGTAACTAAACTTTGTCCACTGCATTCTGAAAATCTACAACTGTTGTATTAAAGATTGGAAAAGCTTAGCAAAAGAAGATGTTGCTTGTCATTAAACTTagtttttgtcatacttttacCGAGCTCTTCAATTTGCTTATCATGCAAAATGAGGAATATGCCATGAAAACTAAGCCACATTGTTGATCCTGCAGCTTAATATCCTTTGGTGATTTTTAAAGAATAAAATTTGTATTAGCTATTAACCCTGTTTTAACTCACAGCATCACAATCTGTCAAGAAAATCATTGAAATTAATCCCTACATGCTGGGCACAATGGCTGGAGGTGCTGCTGACTGCCAGTTTTGGCACAGAAATTTGGGAATAAAGGTGCTTTTACTGTGCTATCTTTTCTTCTGATTTGCATCACATTTTAATACTGTTTTTACCAAATAGAGCAGGTACTATGCAGAACCCTCTCTTAGTGATACTATTATGTCTAGAGAGCAAGCGCTATGTTGTGTCCTCCTTTTTTCTGTTGGATCCATGCTGCTCAATGATGTTAAAGTACATGTATAGtggttattctttttttttctttagtaGTATTTCAAGTAAAAGTTGTAATAAAAATCTGGGTTAATATAGCTCTCTAGAATTATTGAGCATTCCCTAATCTGTTTGCTTGATTTAGTATTCAGGTAGAATCAGGTGATTAGGGACACTTAAAAGTTGGGATGAACGTTGGTCATCATGCTTGTTAACTGCCTCTGGATTTTACATGTTCCATGCATTAGATTATATATAAATGACCATATCAAAATTTAGGAGTTGGGGAAACAATAAATGAATGGAATCATGTTTACAGCGACAGAATAAGTTATGAAATTTTCCtctagattttaaattttctgcaaGATGGGTGCTAAATATAGAAAAATTGGACGATTAGCAGGCAAAGATCTTATCCCGCTTCAGAATTAGTCAAGTAACGGTTCCTTTCTGCTAACTTTGCAACATTTCATCAATGTAATGTTTCGGGTCTGTCATTACACATTTTTCTTTGGAAGTTGGTTTGCGTGTGCCTATTAAGCCCATCTGGAAAAGCAGAAAGCCTAGTAAAAAGTTAGTTACTTGTACATAATGCATTATCTGGCTATGGGAAGAAAATTGATCGGTAGTCTTGCATATTTCAGTGCCGCCTACATGAACTCGCAAACAAGAGAAGAATTTCTGTTACGGGGGCGTCAAAGTTGCTAGCCAACATACTGTACTCTTATCGTGGAATGGGGTTGTCTGTCGGAACAATGATTGCTGGGTGGGATGAAAAGGTACTGCTGGTTTTCTGCAGGGATTTATCATGTATTTTGTATGCAGATATAGCATCAACTCTATGTTCTGACTGAGCATTCTTTATGCGTTTCGTTAGGGTCCTGGCCTATACTACGTGGACAGTGAAGGGGGACGGCTTAACGGAAACAGATTCTCTGTCGGATCTGGTTCACCATATGCTTATGGTGTTCTTGATAGTGGGTACgttctttatatatttttctgcTCCATTCAATCTTAGCAATTCTTTGTTGTTTCAGTGGGTCGGAAGTGAAGGCTGGGGTCTGCTTGCATCATTCTTTAAAATGCTTGCCTTTTTCGGGAGTTTCTAATTAAATAAAGCACGGGTGGTTGCTAATTTTCCTgaaacttcttttctcttgGTCACTTATCTAGGTACCGCTTTGATATGTCCGTAGAAGAGGCTGCAGAGTTGGCCAGGCGTGCGATTTACCATGCTACATTCCGGGATGGTGCCAGTGGTGGTGTTGTCAGTGGTATGCTTCCTCTCTCCTCTGCTTGTAATCCGATTCTATACCTGAAAATTTGTCGGTCTGTTCTAGTCTTAAGCATGTTTTTTCTGTTGCTTTGTCTTTCTGGTTTTCAGTTTATCATGTGGGACCTGATGGGTGGAAGAAGCTCTCTGGCGACGATGTTGGGGAACTTCATTATGCATATTATCCAGTTGAGCCAACAGTTGAACATGAAATGGCAGAGGCATCATCTTCTTGAGATACTACGATATTTGGGGCGGTGGATTTTACCTTCATATATGTTCACAATTTGTACTTTGATATTAATCTTGCAAACAGTTCCCAGGAGACCTCCTTTATGGTTTTCTAGTTTCTTCGGACTGTAGGATTCGAGAATGCTAcatttatttttccagattttgcttCTTGCTGGTTCTGCTTTTGGTCAATGTAGATTATTCGACAATCATTAACAGTTTGTTTGGTAGTTGGATTTATGACTTAACCATCAGTACCTTACGATTTGGTTGCAGTCTCTGGCTGCTAGATGCCGGATATGGTTTGTTTCAGCAGTTGTACTTGATGACAGATCTAAGAAGATAGGCGGGGAATTGAGTCCCGCGTGGCGGTTTGTGAATTTGCAGTGTCCTggaaagaaaaatgtgcaaCAACAATAAAAGAGATTTGAGCTGTGTTGTCAGAGTTGTGGGATATTCAATTTGACACCATTCTCAGCTATGGAGGGAGGAAAGTGAAAAGAGGTGGTGGAGCAAGCCGTCAGAGTTTAGTAAATTACGAGATCGGAGGCTGTGTCATTTGAACTGATAGAACCCAATAGTTGAACTTGACCGTTTCCGTTGGAGGCttttgatattatatatatgtctACTATAGGAAACgaggaaggaaaggaaaagaaagagatatTTCGTTTTATATTGCACGCGATGGGATGCAGCAAGGGGAGGAGTTGGGAATGTTGTTTACAATAATTAGTCGTACATGTCTTTTGCTTGAAGCACCAGTCCCGTCCGAAAACCTTCCTCGTTTTCTTCAGGGTAAGGGTAAGACCAAGACCAAGACCAAGACCAAGACCAAGACCGAcctcatacaaaaaaaaataaataaataaaaagaagaagaagacgagGATGTGGACTTGGCTTTTTAGGGATATGGCACAGGGATTACTGTCGGATCCCGAAAAAAGTAGAATTTAGATGGGTAGTGCTTCCGTGAACTTTGCTTCCTAGACAATTTTATGGAGTGTTTGACTAAGTAAAATTTGGGTAATGTGTGAGGGGTGGGGCCTGCAGAGACTGCTGAACAACTTCAAACAAGAAGTAGTAGCAGATGGATGATTCGTAGGTGGAGTGGGTTTAGAAATCCCTTCACTGCAAAGCATCTCATCTTTTATCttttatatgtgtgtgtgtgtgtgtgtgtgtgtttttttttggaggggggGTTCAAAAAGCATCTTGAGTTGGTGCTTCCTTTCATCCTATTATGATTTTGTCTCCCAAAAGTATTTTCTGTCATTTGCGGCTTAGC from the Coffea arabica cultivar ET-39 chromosome 11e, Coffea Arabica ET-39 HiFi, whole genome shotgun sequence genome contains:
- the LOC113717340 gene encoding proteasome subunit beta type-5-B-like, producing MMKIDFSGLEPNSLLRGNPNDLLSGLSTAPEFQIPNTNDFDGFQKESVQMVKPAKGTTTLAFIFKEGVIVAADSRASMGGYISSQSVKKIIEINPYMLGTMAGGAADCQFWHRNLGIKCRLHELANKRRISVTGASKLLANILYSYRGMGLSVGTMIAGWDEKGPGLYYVDSEGGRLNGNRFSVGSGSPYAYGVLDSGYRFDMSVEEAAELARRAIYHATFRDGASGGVVSVYHVGPDGWKKLSGDDVGELHYAYYPVEPTVEHEMAEASSS